From a single Miscanthus floridulus cultivar M001 chromosome 8, ASM1932011v1, whole genome shotgun sequence genomic region:
- the LOC136472254 gene encoding clavaminate synthase-like protein At3g21360 produces MGLARSPTSPSAGTMSWPMTHASGSLRKPIVLRCPIRPPVGAATREPLPGRAPPAAAGRRRRCLPRGARAGSPSRGGSFDEFLAAVRSETALRLEPLLLAAGAVLLRGFPARTAADFDRAVDAFGYEELPYVVAAPRTNVVGRVFTANESPPDQSIPFHHEMAQAPTFPSKLLFFCEVDAKSDGETPVVLSYYVYKKVNDMFPEFVEKLEKCGLIYTRVLGEGDDSSSPIGRGWQSVFATSDKVVAEERAAARGMELEWTGDRVKTVTGPIPAVKWDERRGRKIWFVNMVAAYTGWKDARNGPVNTVSFGDGSPLPGDIMDEYGKILEEECVAIPWQQGDILLIDNWAVLHGRRSSKSPRRILASLCK; encoded by the exons ATGGGCTTGGCCCGCTCGCCGACTTCACCGTCAGCGGGAACCATGTCGTGGCCTATGACGCATGCATCCGGTTCCCTGCGCAAGCCGATAGTGCTCCGCTGCCCAATTCGACCACCAGTTGGAGCCGCAACCAGGGAGCCACTTCCAGGACGCGCGCCTCCCGCAGCAGCGGGGCGTCGACGGCGTTGTCTTCCCCGCGGTGCTCGTGCCGGCAGTCCGTCACGCGGGGGCAGCTTCGACGAGTTCCTGGCGGCCGTCCGCTCGGAGACGGCGTTACGGCTGGAACCGCTGCTGCTGGCGGCCGGGGCGGTGCTGCTGCGCGGCTTCCCCGCTCGGACGGCCGCGGACTTCGACCGCGCCGTAGATGCGTTCGGGTACGAGGAGCTTCCCTACGTCGTCGCGGCGCCTCGGACCAACGTCGTCGGCCGGGTCTTCACCGCCAACGAGTCGCCGCCCGACCAGAGCATCCCCTTCCACCACGAGATGGCGCAG GCTCCAACATTTCCGTCCAAATTGTTGTTCTTCTGCGAAGTCGACGCAAAGAGTGATGGAGAGACACCAGTAGTGTTGAGCTACTATGTTTATAAGAAAGTAAATGACATGTTCCCGGAATTTGTGGAGAAGCTGGAGAAGTGTGGCCTGATTTACACAAGAGTCTTAGGAGAGGGTGACGACTCATCTTCTCCAATCGGTCGTGGATGGCAATCAGTATTTGCCACTAGTGATAAAGTCGTCGCTGAGGAAAG GGCTGCAGCACGTGGAATGGAACTGGAATGGACTGGGGACCGAGTTAAAACAGTAACAGGCCCAATACCAGCAGTTAAATGGGATGAGAGACGAGGAAGGAAAATATGGTTCGTTAACATGGTTGCTGCCTACACAGGGTGGAAGGATGCTCGGAATGGTCCTGTGAATACAGTCTCGTTTGGCGATGGCTCGCCCTTGCCTGGTGATATCATGGACGAATATGGGAAGATCTTAGAAGAAGAATGCGTGGCCATTCCATGGCAACAAGGTGACATTCTTCTTATAGACAACTGGGCGGTCTTACATGGTCGGCGGTCTTCTAAGTCCCCACGACGCATACTTGCTTCACTCTGTAAATAG